A genomic region of Trueperaceae bacterium contains the following coding sequences:
- a CDS encoding transglutaminase family protein, producing MTLLIAGLPEAYLGADSIVESTHPDVVALAAALRSSNQEDEAFAGAAFAWVRDEVAHSWDARDPRVTLTASQVLSERVGLCYAKSHLLVALLRAGGIPAGLCYQRLRDGDGHVLHGLIAVHLRGGWHRQDARGNKPGVEARFSLDGEQLAYIVDADAGEVDYPAVHVSPVKPVVAALGGAEDVLMLCEGGLPTGLEAAES from the coding sequence ATGACGCTGCTGATCGCTGGCTTGCCGGAGGCGTACCTCGGGGCCGACTCGATAGTCGAGTCGACGCACCCCGACGTCGTCGCCCTTGCGGCGGCGCTTCGCTCTTCGAACCAGGAAGACGAGGCGTTCGCCGGCGCGGCCTTCGCGTGGGTACGAGACGAGGTGGCGCATTCGTGGGATGCCCGCGACCCCCGGGTGACGCTCACGGCTTCCCAGGTGCTGAGTGAGCGGGTGGGCCTCTGCTACGCGAAATCGCACCTTCTGGTCGCACTATTGCGCGCCGGAGGCATCCCGGCGGGGCTGTGCTACCAGCGGCTGCGGGACGGCGATGGACACGTGCTTCACGGTCTCATCGCCGTGCACCTCCGTGGAGGGTGGCACCGTCAGGATGCCCGAGGGAACAAGCCGGGGGTAGAGGCACGTTTCTCGCTGGACGGCGAGCAGTTGGCCTACATCGTCGACGCCGATGCCGGAGAGGTGGACTATCCGGCGGTGCATGTATCACCAGTCAAGCCCGTCGTGGCGGCGCTTGGCGGGGCCGAGGACGTGTTGATGCTATGCGAAGGAGGCCTGCCGACGGGGCTCGAGGCGGCCGAGTCATGA
- a CDS encoding ribokinase: MTEGRAGRAIAVVGSVNMDLVVRVARHPRPGETLLGSDYATHPGGKGANQAVAAARLGGNVRFVGRVGADAFGTQLAAALQHDGVDIAALGRSARPSGVAFIQVDERGQNSIVVSPGANHDLDVVDLRTGALATASVLMLQLEIPLEVVLAAAAAGRRAGALVMLNLAPARRLEPSQLADVGLLLVNEHEAVIQLGAVAEGKTPEEWAVALCRFVPCAVVTLGADGAVWACRAESVDARGDRDVSAFGRTDAESEGWPGGALHGRVPAFEVNPVDTTAAGDAFAGALAYWLAQVGSARARFGIGVGRDGSAPFSASSGSAHVVEGAGEHPLAVAVRFASAAGALAATRPGAQPSLPILAEVMDTLRGGS; this comes from the coding sequence ATGACCGAGGGCCGGGCAGGTCGCGCCATCGCGGTCGTCGGCAGCGTGAACATGGACCTGGTGGTGCGCGTGGCGCGCCACCCGCGGCCGGGCGAGACGCTGCTAGGCTCCGACTACGCCACGCACCCGGGCGGCAAGGGCGCCAACCAGGCCGTCGCGGCCGCGCGGCTCGGCGGCAACGTGCGGTTCGTGGGGCGCGTCGGCGCGGACGCGTTCGGCACCCAGCTCGCCGCGGCCCTCCAGCACGACGGCGTCGACATCGCCGCTCTCGGGCGGAGCGCCCGGCCGAGCGGCGTGGCGTTCATCCAGGTCGACGAGCGCGGGCAGAACAGCATCGTCGTCTCGCCCGGCGCGAACCACGACCTTGACGTGGTCGACCTGAGGACCGGGGCGCTCGCTACCGCGTCGGTGCTCATGCTGCAGCTGGAGATCCCGCTCGAGGTCGTCCTGGCGGCCGCGGCCGCGGGTCGGCGCGCCGGTGCGCTCGTCATGCTCAACCTCGCGCCCGCCAGGCGCCTCGAGCCGAGCCAGCTGGCGGACGTCGGCCTGCTGCTCGTGAACGAGCACGAGGCGGTGATCCAGCTGGGGGCTGTTGCCGAAGGGAAGACGCCCGAGGAGTGGGCCGTGGCCCTGTGCCGCTTCGTGCCTTGCGCGGTCGTCACGCTCGGGGCCGACGGGGCCGTGTGGGCGTGCCGGGCGGAGTCCGTGGACGCACGCGGAGATCGCGATGTGAGTGCTTTCGGGAGGACCGACGCGGAGTCGGAGGGTTGGCCGGGAGGCGCGCTGCACGGTCGGGTGCCAGCGTTCGAGGTGAACCCGGTCGACACGACGGCGGCCGGCGATGCCTTCGCGGGGGCGCTGGCTTACTGGTTGGCGCAGGTCGGTAGTGCGAGAGCGAGGTTCGGCATCGGGGTTGGGAGGGACGGTTCGGCACCGTTCAGCGCTTCGTCAGGTTCGGCGCACGTGGTGGAAGGTGCCGGCGAGCACCCGCTAGCGGTTGCCGTGAGGTTCGCCAGCGCCGCTGGCGCCCTGGCAGCCACGCGCCCGGGCGCGCAGCCGTCGCTGCCGATTCTGGCGGAGGTGATGGATACGCTTCGTGGAGGGTCATGA